In one Streptomyces venezuelae genomic region, the following are encoded:
- a CDS encoding peptidylprolyl isomerase: MAEQLYATLKTNQGDIEVRLLPNHAPKTVKNFVELAQGEREWVHPATGKKTSDRLYDGTVFHRVISGFMIQGGDPLGNGTGGPGYEFEDEFHPDLAFDKPYLLAMANAGPGTNGSQFFVTVSPTAWLTRKHTIFGEVTNDASKKVVDAIGGTQTNPRTDRPVNDVVIESVVIETRDA, encoded by the coding sequence GTGGCTGAGCAGCTTTACGCCACCCTGAAGACCAACCAGGGCGACATCGAGGTCCGGCTTCTGCCGAATCACGCGCCCAAGACGGTCAAGAACTTTGTTGAGCTCGCCCAGGGCGAGCGCGAGTGGGTTCACCCCGCGACCGGCAAGAAGACCTCGGACCGCCTGTACGACGGAACGGTCTTCCACCGGGTGATCAGCGGCTTCATGATCCAGGGCGGTGACCCGCTGGGCAACGGCACGGGTGGGCCGGGCTACGAGTTCGAGGACGAGTTCCACCCGGACCTCGCTTTCGACAAGCCCTACCTGCTGGCCATGGCCAACGCCGGTCCGGGCACCAACGGCTCGCAGTTCTTCGTGACTGTCTCGCCGACGGCGTGGCTGACCCGCAAGCACACGATCTTCGGCGAGGTCACCAACGACGCCAGCAAGAAGGTCGTGGACGCCATCGGTGGCACCCAGACCAACCCGCGCACCGACCGCCCGGTCAACGACGTGGTCATCGAGTCCGTGGTCATCGAGACCCGCGACGCCTGA
- a CDS encoding DUF5324 family protein, translating to MTRIDSVRAATGSAKDSVRHAADAVAPYADTAKDRATHYAHEARVRLAPKVSSAAQQAAEQARVQYSAHVAPRVEQARTHVPPKVDHAAHEAAARTRKAARQAADYSKPRIEHAVAAAQPVREEATSRGTAALAALRGQVSAKEIQRLARKHERRAKRGRLAKRLAVIGLLAGGAVAAWKWWDKQANPDWLVEPPAATEVPDSTPLTSVDGSGQAALDPEVQAKQAEAEAEAKDRDKRS from the coding sequence GTGACCCGCATCGACAGCGTGCGCGCCGCGACCGGCTCGGCCAAGGACAGCGTGCGTCACGCCGCGGACGCGGTGGCACCTTACGCCGACACGGCCAAGGACCGGGCCACTCACTACGCCCACGAAGCGCGCGTACGACTCGCACCCAAGGTGTCTTCTGCTGCCCAGCAGGCCGCCGAACAGGCCCGCGTGCAGTACAGCGCCCACGTCGCCCCCCGTGTCGAGCAGGCCCGCACCCACGTGCCGCCGAAGGTCGACCACGCCGCGCACGAAGCCGCTGCCCGTACCCGCAAGGCCGCCCGTCAGGCCGCCGACTACTCCAAGCCCCGCATCGAGCACGCGGTCGCCGCCGCGCAGCCCGTCCGCGAGGAGGCCACGTCCCGTGGCACGGCGGCTCTCGCCGCGCTGCGCGGTCAGGTCTCGGCGAAGGAGATCCAGCGCCTGGCCCGCAAGCACGAGCGCCGGGCCAAGAGGGGCCGCCTCGCCAAGCGGCTCGCCGTCATCGGCCTTCTCGCCGGCGGCGCCGTGGCCGCGTGGAAGTGGTGGGACAAGCAGGCCAACCCCGACTGGCTGGTCGAGCCGCCCGCGGCCACGGAGGTGCCGGACAGCACCCCGCTGACCTCGGTCGACGGCAGCGGCCAGGCCGCCCTCGACCCCGAGGTGCAGGCCAAGCAGGCGGAGGCCGAGGCAGAGGCGAAGGACCGCGACAAGCGGAGCTGA
- a CDS encoding aminotransferase class I/II-fold pyridoxal phosphate-dependent enzyme, with protein sequence MAVNRSLNHDEAPVLEALERYHKADELAFTPPGHKQARGADPRVRKALGEAVFLGDVLATGGLDDRLSRHQVLERAQRLMADAVHAEHTFFSTCGSSLSVKAAMLTVTAPHRRLLVGRDAHKSVIAGLILSGVEPVWVEPAWDPERHIAHPPAADAFEEAFAAHPDADGALVTSPTPYGSAADLSRIADVCHRRDKPLIVDEAWGAHLPFHDKLPTWAMDAGADICVTSVHKMGSGLEQGSVFHLQGDLIDPAVLASRADLLGTTSPSVLLYAGLDGWRRQMVQHGERLLGDALDLAARTRAAIEDIDGLHVDDADDYCGPGRAADLDPLPLVMDLSALGTTGYAAADWLREHHHIDMHLFDHRRISAQLTHADDEATATRLLDALRDLSRHADELADAPQVDVPSPGDLRMPQADLPRDAYFARPEDVPVEEAAGRIAAEMITPYPPGIPVVLPGERLTEPVLTYLRSGVRAGMNLPDAADSSLETVRVVRDEGR encoded by the coding sequence ATGGCTGTGAACCGAAGCTTGAACCATGACGAGGCGCCCGTCCTGGAAGCGCTGGAGCGCTACCACAAGGCCGATGAGCTCGCGTTCACCCCGCCCGGCCACAAGCAGGCGCGGGGTGCCGACCCCCGGGTCAGGAAGGCGCTCGGCGAAGCGGTGTTCCTCGGCGACGTACTCGCCACGGGCGGGCTCGACGATCGCCTGAGCCGCCATCAGGTCCTGGAGCGCGCACAACGGTTGATGGCCGACGCCGTCCACGCCGAGCACACGTTCTTCTCGACCTGCGGCAGCTCTCTGTCGGTCAAGGCCGCCATGCTGACGGTGACCGCGCCGCACCGCCGTCTGCTGGTCGGGCGGGACGCCCACAAGTCCGTGATCGCAGGCCTGATCCTCTCAGGCGTCGAGCCCGTCTGGGTGGAACCCGCCTGGGACCCCGAGCGCCACATCGCCCATCCCCCTGCAGCCGATGCGTTCGAGGAGGCCTTCGCCGCCCACCCCGACGCCGACGGCGCGCTGGTCACGAGCCCCACTCCGTACGGCTCGGCCGCCGACCTCAGCCGTATCGCGGACGTGTGCCACCGACGGGACAAGCCTCTGATCGTCGACGAGGCCTGGGGCGCGCACCTGCCCTTCCACGACAAGCTGCCGACCTGGGCGATGGACGCGGGCGCCGACATCTGCGTGACCAGCGTCCACAAGATGGGCAGCGGCCTCGAACAGGGCTCGGTCTTCCACCTCCAGGGCGATCTGATCGACCCCGCGGTACTCGCGTCCCGCGCGGACCTCCTCGGCACCACCAGCCCTTCCGTCCTGCTCTATGCCGGACTGGACGGCTGGCGCCGCCAGATGGTCCAGCACGGCGAGCGGCTCCTCGGCGACGCCCTGGACCTGGCCGCCCGCACCCGTGCGGCGATCGAGGACATCGACGGGCTGCACGTCGACGACGCCGACGACTACTGCGGCCCCGGTCGGGCAGCCGACCTCGACCCGCTGCCCCTCGTGATGGACCTCTCCGCGCTCGGCACCACGGGGTACGCGGCCGCCGACTGGCTGCGCGAACACCACCACATCGACATGCACCTCTTCGACCACCGCCGGATCAGCGCCCAGCTCACCCACGCCGACGACGAGGCCACCGCCACGCGCCTCCTCGACGCGCTGCGCGATCTGTCCAGGCACGCCGACGAACTGGCCGACGCCCCGCAGGTCGACGTCCCGAGCCCCGGCGACCTGCGGATGCCCCAGGCGGACCTGCCGCGCGACGCCTACTTCGCCCGCCCCGAGGACGTACCCGTGGAGGAGGCGGCAGGACGCATCGCCGCGGAGATGATCACCCCGTACCCGCCGGGCATCCCCGTCGTCCTGCCCGGCGAGCGGCTCACGGAGCCCGTCCTGACCTATCTGCGTTCGGGCGTACGAGCCGGCATGAACCTTCCGGACGCGGCCGACAGCTCGCTGGAGACAGTGCGCGTCGTACGCGATGAGGGACGGTAG
- a CDS encoding flavin reductase family protein encodes MARDVDNEDDVAKGIAAFTSLADSSVYVVTAAADGQRAGCLVGFASQCSLEPVRFAVWLSKANHTYRLALGATTLAVHQLPQDRHDLAERFGSLCSDRTDKFSGLPLEVGPEGALVLSDSLTWFVGRIHDRCDGGDHVAFLLDPIAAHAPAPGSAEAGSPLTLHDAGDITAGHPA; translated from the coding sequence GTGGCCCGCGACGTGGACAACGAAGACGACGTGGCCAAGGGCATAGCGGCCTTCACTTCGCTCGCGGACTCGTCCGTGTACGTCGTCACTGCCGCGGCGGACGGACAGCGCGCGGGCTGCCTGGTCGGCTTCGCGAGCCAGTGCTCACTGGAGCCCGTCCGGTTCGCCGTCTGGCTCTCCAAGGCCAACCACACCTACCGGCTGGCCCTGGGAGCGACCACTCTCGCCGTACACCAGCTGCCCCAGGACCGGCACGACCTGGCGGAGCGCTTCGGATCGCTCTGCAGCGACCGGACCGACAAGTTCTCCGGACTGCCCCTGGAAGTAGGGCCGGAGGGGGCCCTCGTCCTGTCCGACTCCCTCACCTGGTTCGTCGGCCGCATCCACGACCGGTGCGACGGTGGCGACCACGTCGCGTTCCTGCTCGACCCGATCGCCGCTCATGCCCCGGCCCCGGGCTCGGCCGAAGCCGGCTCACCGCTGACGCTGCACGACGCGGGCGACATCACCGCGGGCCATCCCGCGTGA
- a CDS encoding helix-turn-helix domain-containing protein: MDAAQQDTTARARELQRNWYGEPLGALFRRLIDDLGLNQARLAGVLGLSAPMLSQLMSGQRAKIGNPAVVQRVQLLQELAGQVADGSVSAAEATDRMDEIKKSQGGSVLTNTAQTATSSGAPTVKRVVREIQSLLRSVAAAGDIIDAADSLAPTHPELAEFLRVYGAGRTADAVAHYEAHQS, translated from the coding sequence ATGGACGCCGCACAACAAGACACCACCGCGAGAGCACGAGAGCTCCAGCGGAATTGGTACGGGGAGCCGCTGGGGGCGCTCTTCCGTCGCCTCATCGATGATCTGGGCCTGAACCAGGCACGCCTCGCCGGAGTCCTCGGCCTGTCCGCGCCCATGCTGTCCCAGCTGATGAGCGGCCAGCGCGCCAAGATCGGCAATCCCGCGGTCGTCCAGCGCGTACAGCTCCTCCAGGAGCTGGCGGGCCAGGTCGCGGACGGCAGCGTCAGCGCCGCCGAGGCCACCGACCGCATGGACGAGATCAAGAAGTCCCAGGGCGGTTCCGTCCTCACCAACACCGCACAGACGGCGACCAGTTCGGGCGCACCCACGGTCAAGCGCGTGGTGCGCGAGATCCAGTCACTGCTGCGGTCCGTCGCGGCAGCCGGTGACATCATCGATGCCGCTGACTCCCTCGCCCCGACCCACCCGGAGCTGGCAGAGTTCCTCCGGGTGTACGGCGCCGGGCGCACCGCGGACGCGGTCGCCCACTACGAGGCGCACCAGAGCTGA
- a CDS encoding serine/threonine-protein kinase, whose amino-acid sequence MGEVFAGRYELVDPIGHGGVGAVWRSWDHRRRRYVAAKVLQQSDAHALLRFVREQALRIDHPHVLAPASWAADDDKVLFTMDLVAGGSLAHVIGDYGPLPPHFVCTLLDQLLSGLAAVHAEGVVHRDIKPANILLEATGAGRPHLRLSDFGISMRKGEPRLTETDYVVGTPGYFAPEQMLGAEPDFTADLFAVGLVALYLLEGAKPDSKALIEYFAERGTPRAPQGIPEPLWQVIATLLQPDPQTRFRTATGARKALASAAEMLPEPVPDDELIEIFDQLAPLPAGFGPNGPDAPHNGTGASGVTGASGVSGITGVSGITGVSSVSGPSRQATSSNSSLTPTPHPYSRPRSAPRHARPTTPPEVPDAPSTPPPPPHLPPPATEPPPAPRPPTSAPSHTEGFPLPPPVQPALPQPPQPRHAPQSLHTPPAQPPTQPPVQPPSPQPPQPPQPSTPPTPLPLRAPAPGPGPGPGPRREPDPTYDPAQAVTSSARRGQALAPAVAAASTYPYTVQAAQVPSLNHPVPQLYAAPHASAQASAASARPAPRRRPGPPAKVAVPMLLVALACLAIGVWALTQL is encoded by the coding sequence ATGGGTGAGGTCTTCGCCGGCCGGTACGAACTGGTCGACCCGATCGGACACGGGGGAGTCGGGGCGGTCTGGCGCTCCTGGGACCACAGACGCCGCCGTTACGTGGCCGCCAAGGTCCTTCAACAGAGCGACGCACACGCGCTGTTGCGGTTCGTCCGGGAGCAGGCACTACGGATCGACCACCCCCATGTACTCGCGCCCGCCAGCTGGGCCGCCGACGACGACAAGGTCCTGTTCACCATGGACCTGGTCGCCGGCGGCTCGCTGGCGCACGTGATCGGGGACTACGGTCCGCTCCCGCCCCATTTCGTCTGCACCCTCCTCGACCAGCTCCTCTCCGGCCTGGCGGCCGTCCACGCCGAAGGCGTCGTCCACCGTGACATCAAACCGGCCAATATCCTGCTGGAAGCCACCGGTGCGGGGCGCCCGCATCTGCGGCTCTCCGACTTCGGCATCTCGATGCGCAAGGGCGAGCCCCGGCTGACCGAGACCGACTACGTCGTCGGTACGCCCGGCTATTTCGCGCCCGAACAAATGCTGGGCGCCGAGCCGGACTTCACCGCCGACCTCTTCGCCGTCGGCCTGGTCGCCCTGTACCTCCTGGAGGGCGCCAAGCCGGACTCCAAGGCGCTGATCGAATACTTTGCCGAGCGCGGCACGCCACGGGCCCCACAGGGCATCCCCGAGCCCCTCTGGCAGGTCATTGCCACCCTTCTCCAACCGGATCCCCAGACGCGCTTCCGTACCGCCACGGGTGCGCGCAAGGCCCTCGCTTCGGCCGCGGAGATGCTGCCCGAGCCGGTCCCGGACGACGAGCTCATCGAGATCTTCGACCAACTCGCCCCGCTGCCCGCCGGATTCGGCCCGAACGGCCCCGACGCCCCTCACAACGGCACCGGCGCCTCTGGCGTCACCGGCGCCTCTGGCGTCTCCGGCATCACTGGTGTCTCCGGCATCACTGGTGTCTCCAGCGTCTCCGGCCCCAGCCGTCAGGCGACCAGCTCGAACAGCTCCCTCACCCCCACTCCTCACCCGTACTCGCGCCCGCGCTCCGCACCGCGCCACGCACGCCCCACCACCCCACCCGAGGTTCCCGACGCACCCTCTACACCGCCCCCACCTCCGCACCTGCCGCCACCAGCAACGGAACCCCCGCCTGCCCCCAGGCCGCCCACCTCCGCGCCGTCACACACGGAGGGTTTCCCGCTGCCCCCTCCCGTACAGCCCGCGCTTCCCCAACCGCCGCAGCCCCGTCACGCCCCGCAGTCCCTGCACACCCCGCCTGCGCAGCCGCCCACGCAACCACCTGTGCAGCCGCCTTCTCCGCAGCCTCCTCAACCTCCCCAGCCGTCCACTCCCCCCACTCCGCTACCCCTGCGGGCACCCGCACCCGGACCCGGCCCTGGCCCTGGCCCCAGACGCGAACCTGACCCCACCTACGACCCCGCGCAAGCCGTGACGTCGTCAGCCCGCCGCGGCCAGGCCCTCGCCCCCGCCGTCGCTGCCGCCTCTACCTATCCGTACACCGTTCAAGCCGCCCAGGTTCCATCCCTGAACCACCCGGTTCCACAGCTCTACGCGGCGCCTCACGCCTCTGCCCAGGCCTCGGCCGCCTCGGCCCGCCCCGCCCCACGGCGACGTCCCGGGCCGCCCGCGAAGGTGGCGGTCCCCATGCTGCTCGTGGCGCTGGCCTGCCTCGCGATAGGCGTCTGGGCACTCACGCAACTCTGA
- a CDS encoding DLW-39 family protein translates to MKKLLLVALAAIGGLLVYRQIQADRAEQDLWTEATDSVPTGS, encoded by the coding sequence GTGAAGAAGCTTCTCCTGGTCGCACTGGCCGCCATCGGCGGGCTCCTCGTGTACCGCCAGATCCAGGCGGATCGCGCCGAGCAGGATCTGTGGACGGAGGCGACTGACTCCGTGCCCACGGGTTCGTGA
- a CDS encoding DUF6344 domain-containing protein: MTGNKAMKLWTTIVTAFLALFAAMGLTTTATAATAVQETTNARNATVCAPTPTMALWSAAYERSLPPTMKQRIRAEAHGSSPSCRHLPTVDTEAETDATAQEPGLAPEP; encoded by the coding sequence ATGACCGGCAACAAGGCCATGAAGCTCTGGACCACGATCGTCACCGCGTTCCTCGCGCTCTTCGCCGCCATGGGGCTCACCACGACGGCCACGGCCGCCACGGCGGTACAGGAGACCACGAACGCACGCAACGCCACGGTGTGCGCACCCACACCGACGATGGCGCTCTGGTCGGCCGCGTACGAACGGTCCTTGCCCCCGACGATGAAGCAGCGCATCCGCGCCGAGGCCCATGGCTCGTCCCCCAGCTGCCGGCACCTGCCCACGGTGGACACCGAGGCCGAGACTGACGCCACCGCACAAGAGCCAGGCCTCGCCCCGGAGCCGTAA
- a CDS encoding DUF3566 domain-containing protein yields the protein MSGATGAGANRTGTTGTDGARGSATDAHDSDESHGSQGGTVTDTRGPGTSGQTSDQYDTAYAAGKGKGKSKNKGKQGGGAGGASGALPGERQPQQQPSQPYHPPQAYQQGSQTGAMRRPRTGARTTPRTRKARLRVAKADPWSVMKVSFLLSIALGICTIVAAAVLWMVMDAMGVFSTVGGTISEATGSNESNGFDLQSFLSLPRVLMFTTIIAVIDVVLATALATLGAFIYNLSAGFVGGVELTLAEDE from the coding sequence GTGAGCGGAGCCACGGGCGCCGGGGCAAATCGAACCGGCACTACCGGCACGGACGGTGCCCGTGGCTCCGCCACTGATGCACACGACTCAGACGAGTCTCATGGATCCCAGGGGGGGACTGTGACGGACACCCGAGGGCCAGGGACTTCTGGTCAGACTTCCGACCAGTACGACACCGCGTACGCGGCGGGCAAGGGCAAAGGCAAGAGCAAGAACAAGGGCAAGCAGGGCGGTGGCGCGGGCGGTGCGAGCGGGGCTCTCCCCGGGGAGCGCCAGCCCCAGCAGCAGCCCTCGCAGCCCTACCACCCGCCGCAGGCGTACCAGCAGGGTTCCCAGACGGGCGCGATGCGTCGGCCGCGCACGGGGGCGCGCACGACCCCGCGCACGCGCAAGGCGCGCCTGCGGGTGGCCAAGGCCGACCCGTGGTCGGTCATGAAGGTCAGCTTCCTGCTCTCCATCGCACTCGGCATCTGCACGATCGTCGCGGCGGCCGTCCTGTGGATGGTCATGGACGCGATGGGCGTCTTCTCCACGGTGGGCGGCACGATCTCCGAGGCCACGGGCTCGAACGAGTCCAACGGCTTCGACCTGCAGTCCTTCCTGTCGCTGCCGCGCGTCCTGATGTTCACGACGATCATCGCGGTCATCGATGTCGTCCTGGCGACCGCTCTGGCGACGCTGGGCGCCTTCATCTACAACCTCTCCGCGGGCTTCGTGGGCGGCGTCGAGCTGACCCTGGCCGAGGACGAATAG
- the gyrA gene encoding DNA gyrase subunit A: protein MADENTPVTPEEEPAVPGVGMRVEPVGLETEMQRSYLDYAMSVIVSRALPDVRDGLKPVHRRVLYAMYDGGYRPEKGFYKCARVVGDVMGTYHPHGDSSIYDALVRLAQPWSMRMPLVDSNGNFGSPGNDPAAAMRYTECKMAPLAMEMVRDIDEETVDFTDNYDGRNQEPTVLPARFPNLLINGSAGIAVGMATNIPPHNLREVAAGAQWALEHPEASHEELLDALIERIKGPDFPTGALVVGRKGIEEAYRTGRGSITMRAVVAVEEIQNRQCLVVTELPYQTNPDNLAQKIADLVKDGKVGGIADVRDESSSRTGQRLVIVLKRDAVAKVVLNNLYKHTDLQSNFSANMLALVDGVPRTLSLDAFIRHWVTHQVEVIVRRTKFRLRKAEERAHILRGLLKALDAIDEVIALIRGSQTVDIAREGLMGLLSIDEIQANAILEMQLRRLAALERQKIVAEHDELQAKINEYNAILASPEKQRQIISEELAAIVDKFGEDRRSALVPFDGDMSMEDLIAEEDIVVTITRGGYIKRTKTEDYRSQKRGGKGVRGTKLKQDDIVDHFFVSTTHHWLLFFTNKGRVYRAKAYELPDAGREARGQHVANLLAFQPDEQIAEILAIRDYEAVPYLVLATKGGLVKKTPLKDYDSPRSGGVIAINLRETEDGSDDELIGAELVSSEDDLLLISKKAQSIRFTATDDALRPMGRATSGVKGMSFRDGDELLSMNVVRPGTFVFTATDGGYAKRTNVDEYRVQGRGGLGIKAAKIVEDRGELVGALVVEETDEILAITLSGGVIRTRVNEVRETGRDTMGVQLINLGKRDAVVGIARNAEAGREAEEVDGDIVVDESDAAEPATGTDEGVDSSAE, encoded by the coding sequence ATGGCCGACGAGAACACCCCTGTGACGCCCGAAGAGGAACCCGCCGTCCCCGGCGTGGGCATGCGTGTCGAGCCCGTCGGGCTCGAGACGGAGATGCAGCGCTCCTACCTCGACTACGCGATGTCCGTCATCGTGTCCCGCGCGCTGCCCGACGTGCGGGACGGTCTCAAGCCCGTCCACCGTCGTGTTCTGTATGCGATGTACGACGGCGGCTACCGCCCCGAAAAGGGCTTCTACAAGTGCGCCCGCGTCGTCGGCGACGTCATGGGTACGTACCACCCGCACGGCGACTCCTCCATCTACGACGCCCTGGTGCGCCTCGCCCAGCCGTGGTCGATGCGGATGCCGCTGGTGGACTCCAACGGCAACTTCGGTTCCCCGGGCAACGACCCGGCGGCCGCCATGCGGTACACCGAGTGCAAGATGGCGCCGCTGGCCATGGAGATGGTCCGTGACATCGACGAGGAGACCGTCGACTTCACGGACAACTACGACGGCCGCAACCAGGAGCCGACGGTCCTGCCGGCGCGCTTCCCGAACCTGCTGATCAACGGCTCGGCGGGCATCGCGGTCGGCATGGCCACCAACATCCCGCCGCACAACCTCCGCGAGGTCGCGGCGGGCGCGCAGTGGGCCCTCGAACACCCCGAGGCCTCCCACGAGGAGCTCCTCGACGCCCTCATCGAGCGCATCAAGGGCCCCGACTTCCCGACCGGCGCCCTGGTGGTGGGCCGCAAGGGCATCGAGGAGGCGTACCGCACGGGCCGTGGCTCCATCACGATGCGCGCGGTCGTCGCCGTCGAGGAGATCCAGAACCGCCAGTGCCTGGTCGTCACCGAGCTGCCGTACCAGACCAACCCTGACAACCTCGCGCAGAAGATCGCCGACCTGGTCAAGGACGGCAAGGTCGGCGGCATCGCCGATGTCCGCGACGAGTCGTCCTCGCGCACCGGCCAGCGTCTCGTCATCGTCCTGAAGCGCGACGCGGTCGCCAAGGTCGTCCTGAACAACCTCTACAAGCACACCGACCTGCAGTCGAACTTCAGCGCCAACATGCTGGCCCTGGTCGACGGCGTGCCGCGCACCCTCTCGCTGGACGCGTTCATCCGGCACTGGGTGACGCACCAGGTCGAGGTCATCGTCCGGCGGACGAAGTTCCGGCTGCGCAAGGCCGAGGAGCGTGCGCACATCCTGCGTGGCCTCCTGAAGGCCCTGGATGCCATCGACGAGGTCATCGCGCTCATCCGCGGCAGCCAGACCGTCGACATCGCTCGCGAGGGCCTGATGGGCCTCCTGTCGATCGACGAGATCCAGGCCAACGCGATCCTCGAGATGCAGCTGCGCCGCCTCGCGGCCCTGGAGCGCCAGAAGATCGTCGCGGAGCACGACGAGCTCCAGGCGAAGATCAACGAGTACAACGCGATCCTGGCCTCCCCCGAGAAGCAGCGCCAGATCATCAGCGAAGAGCTCGCGGCGATCGTCGACAAGTTCGGCGAGGACCGTCGCTCCGCCCTGGTGCCCTTCGACGGCGACATGTCCATGGAGGACCTGATCGCCGAAGAGGACATCGTCGTCACCATCACGCGCGGTGGCTACATCAAGCGCACCAAGACGGAGGACTACCGCTCGCAGAAGCGCGGCGGCAAGGGCGTGCGCGGCACGAAGCTGAAGCAGGACGACATCGTCGACCACTTCTTCGTGTCGACGACACACCACTGGCTGCTGTTCTTCACGAACAAGGGCCGTGTCTACCGCGCGAAGGCGTACGAGCTGCCCGACGCCGGCCGTGAGGCCCGCGGCCAGCACGTCGCGAACCTCCTCGCCTTCCAGCCGGACGAGCAGATCGCCGAGATCCTCGCGATCCGTGACTACGAAGCGGTGCCCTACCTGGTGCTCGCCACCAAGGGCGGCCTCGTGAAGAAGACACCGCTCAAGGACTACGACTCGCCCCGCTCGGGCGGCGTCATCGCCATCAACCTCCGTGAGACGGAGGACGGTTCGGACGACGAGCTGATCGGCGCCGAGCTGGTCTCCTCCGAGGACGACCTGCTGCTCATCAGCAAGAAGGCCCAGTCGATCAGGTTCACCGCAACGGACGACGCGCTGCGCCCGATGGGCCGCGCCACTTCGGGCGTCAAGGGAATGAGTTTCCGCGACGGCGACGAACTGCTCTCGATGAATGTCGTTCGTCCAGGTACGTTCGTGTTCACCGCCACCGACGGTGGGTACGCAAAGCGAACCAACGTCGACGAGTACCGCGTTCAGGGTCGCGGTGGCCTCGGCATCAAGGCCGCCAAGATCGTGGAGGACCGCGGCGAGCTCGTCGGTGCCCTGGTGGTCGAGGAGACCGACGAGATCCTCGCCATCACGCTGTCCGGCGGTGTGATTCGTACGCGAGTCAACGAGGTCAGGGAGACGGGCCGTGACACCATGGGCGTCCAACTGATCAACCTGGGCAAGCGCGATGCCGTCGTCGGCATCGCACGTAACGCCGAGGCCGGGCGCGAGGCCGAGGAAGTCGACGGGGACATCGTCGTCGACGAATCGGACGCCGCCGAGCCGGCCACCGGTACGGACGAGGGCGTGGACTCCTCGGCCGAGTAG